In Deinococcus puniceus, one genomic interval encodes:
- the serA gene encoding phosphoglycerate dehydrogenase has translation MTAPLPTAPAVPVTPLRVLICDEMNPGNLVHDGFEIDYEGNMPREETLRRLPEYDALITRSRTKVDRELIDAAGPRLKVIGRGGVGVDNIDLDYASLRGLLVLNAPESNNVSAAELAIMHLMAAARGLTRSDSKTRQGVWDRKFLGLELKDRTLGIVGLGRIGSIVADRAQGLRLNVVAFDPYVPDSKFERLGVKRAATLDELLPQVDFLTVHTPLTDETTGMIGARELALMRPDSIVVNAARGGIIEEQALVDALHSGHLFGAGVDVFVDEPPTADHIFLSAPNLGITAHLGANTREAQERVGAEIVARVLAALQGDVSKGAVNAPALDAKTLELLGGHLDLGGKLGRILAQLLPGAHDIEVTFQGEFPADPAPVVTAVLVGYLSGSTDELPNMINARALAKERGLNVAIREVADSPDYQTEVIVKVLSGGGEEKERTRTVGGTVFGRSPRLTRLRDYRVELEPQGFILIASNQDKPGAVAKLSNLLGTWGVNIAGMALGRAQKGGEALFTLTLDDGLTQEQLQAIRDLDVIDSAYIVRV, from the coding sequence ATGACTGCGCCCCTGCCCACTGCTCCTGCCGTGCCCGTCACACCACTGCGCGTGCTGATCTGCGACGAGATGAACCCCGGAAACCTCGTGCATGACGGCTTCGAGATTGATTACGAGGGCAATATGCCCCGCGAGGAAACCCTGCGCCGTCTGCCCGAATACGACGCGCTGATTACCCGCAGCCGTACCAAAGTAGACCGCGAACTGATTGACGCCGCTGGCCCGCGCCTGAAAGTGATCGGACGCGGCGGCGTGGGCGTAGACAACATTGATCTGGACTACGCCAGCCTGCGCGGGCTGTTGGTGCTGAATGCCCCTGAAAGCAACAACGTGAGCGCCGCAGAACTGGCGATTATGCACCTGATGGCCGCCGCGCGTGGCCTGACCCGCAGCGACAGCAAGACCCGGCAGGGCGTGTGGGATCGCAAATTTCTGGGGCTGGAACTCAAAGACCGCACGCTGGGCATCGTGGGTTTGGGGCGCATCGGCTCCATCGTGGCAGACCGCGCACAGGGCCTGCGCCTGAATGTGGTGGCCTTCGATCCCTACGTGCCCGACAGCAAATTTGAGCGCCTAGGCGTAAAACGGGCCGCCACGCTGGATGAACTGCTGCCCCAAGTGGACTTCCTGACCGTGCATACCCCCCTGACCGACGAGACCACAGGTATGATCGGCGCACGCGAACTGGCTCTCATGCGCCCCGATTCCATCGTGGTGAACGCGGCACGCGGCGGGATTATCGAGGAGCAGGCCCTTGTGGACGCGCTGCATTCCGGCCACCTGTTCGGCGCGGGCGTGGATGTGTTCGTAGACGAGCCGCCCACCGCCGATCATATTTTCCTCTCGGCCCCGAATTTGGGCATTACCGCGCACCTTGGCGCAAATACCCGAGAAGCGCAGGAGCGGGTGGGCGCGGAGATCGTGGCCCGTGTGCTGGCCGCCCTGCAAGGCGACGTGAGCAAGGGAGCCGTGAACGCCCCCGCGCTGGACGCCAAAACGCTGGAATTGCTGGGCGGGCATCTGGATTTGGGCGGCAAATTGGGCCGCATTCTGGCGCAACTGCTGCCCGGCGCACACGACATAGAAGTAACTTTTCAGGGCGAATTCCCGGCAGACCCGGCTCCGGTAGTCACGGCAGTATTGGTGGGCTACCTCAGCGGCAGCACCGACGAACTGCCCAACATGATCAATGCCCGTGCCTTGGCCAAAGAACGCGGCCTGAACGTGGCGATCCGCGAAGTGGCCGACAGTCCCGACTACCAGACCGAAGTGATCGTGAAGGTTCTGAGTGGTGGCGGCGAAGAAAAAGAGCGCACCCGCACGGTGGGCGGCACGGTCTTCGGCCGCAGCCCCCGCCTGACGCGCCTGCGGGATTACCGCGTGGAACTGGAGCCACAAGGTTTCATCCTGATCGCCTCCAATCAGGACAAACCCGGAGCCGTCGCCAAACTCAGCAACCTGCTGGGGACGTGGGGTGTAAACATTGCAGGCATGGCGCTGGGCCGCGCACAGAAGGGCGGCGAGGCGCTGTTTACCCTGACCCTCGATGACGGCCTGACCCAAGAGCAATTGCAGGCCATCCGTGATCTGGACGTGATCGATTCGGCGTATATCGTGCGGGTGTAG
- the aat gene encoding leucyl/phenylalanyl-tRNA--protein transferase — MPTADPFLRHPDPLTREVAREYAGGAFLMDNGDGLQWYTVSTRALVPLTEEEGLHIARRLRRELGRFEVRIDTAFDDVVQGCRGLLPGAPPRDGEWISEELADLYSHLHATGLAHSFEVWQGSELAGGILGLALGGAFIAESKFHRVTNASKVALVQLAAHLHGQGFSLFDAQIQNPHLARLGVHEIGAKAYRSKLVVALAQDVSLTGEALGVLK, encoded by the coding sequence ATGCCCACCGCTGATCCCTTCCTGCGCCACCCCGATCCCCTCACCCGCGAGGTGGCGCGGGAGTATGCGGGCGGCGCATTTCTAATGGACAACGGCGACGGCTTGCAGTGGTACACGGTGTCTACGCGGGCATTGGTACCGCTGACCGAAGAAGAAGGCCTGCACATCGCGCGGCGGCTGAGGCGTGAATTGGGGCGCTTTGAAGTCCGCATAGATACGGCCTTCGACGACGTGGTGCAGGGCTGCCGGGGCCTGCTGCCCGGTGCGCCTCCCCGCGACGGCGAGTGGATCAGCGAGGAATTGGCCGACCTGTACAGCCACTTGCACGCTACAGGGCTGGCCCATTCTTTCGAGGTCTGGCAGGGCAGCGAACTGGCAGGCGGCATCTTGGGCTTGGCCCTCGGCGGCGCGTTTATTGCCGAAAGCAAATTTCACCGCGTCACCAATGCCAGCAAAGTCGCGCTGGTGCAGTTGGCGGCGCATCTGCATGGGCAGGGTTTTTCTCTGTTCGATGCCCAGATTCAGAATCCGCATCTGGCCCGCTTGGGCGTACACGAAATCGGTGCCAAAGCGTACCGGAGCAAGTTGGTTGTGGCCTTGGCGCAGGACGTGAGTCTGACCGGAGAAGCGCTGGGCGTGCTGAAGTAG
- a CDS encoding DEAD/DEAH box helicase: MKLSRLPPGFGLDTAAQALALRQEAVSDVEREWTDAGWKATATVRDGGTDFHAMAELTPPPDPVLRSTSCTCGRYRCRHVAALVLSADPPDAPRPVMKSGVGAGSAAAAGEGGPARAPAVEPLDARAQQWLASFDDKKSGGRGRQYELRYVLRIMPVTSQGGPGSIRRVAVGVMRVPVRGDVAEVRSAEHYSLPRNLSAAPAFARRDADLLRLLEVAATAAHLPGRWDETLHALGDHPATDLLIELMLDSGRLCWETADAVLHRGESVEGMPGWATDERGMQFPTLTVEGAGEGIQGGVVLPLPRPWLVRPTESQLVRVTTHTAPEQVARFLAGPTVSPAQAAALAHAITAAGAPLPVPQTVQVREERLPFTPQLHLMGRTVTIPTYERWTMVMKTETFPLAELRPAYGGLPIPQEPVVSAANRGRDAGRDVSTLPVPTVYRDGILTRVPRDPAAEKQATRALSRAGFATMQDVYGEDYAVPRELRDHLTLGDDESWLEFMREGRSDLEARGFTIHIHPDFPLAVAEISDWYGETEEGGGNGWFTLDLGIVVDGERVSLIPVLADLIARQPDLFTVEALNDLKDDESIYAALGDGRRVALPAGRVRAILSVLVELNLRDIPDGPLRLPLLDAARLAQLEGAVQARWVGAERLLELGRKLRDFGGIQPVQPPVTLNAELRPYQLQGLAWLQFLREYELGGILADDMGLGKTVMTLAHLLTEKAAGRADRPSMVVAPTSVIGNWQAEAARFAPSLRVLTLHGKDRRGEFGRIPDADLILTTYPLLPRDVELLSGHAFHMLILDEAQNIKNSKTAAAKAAGSLDARHRLCLTGTPLENHLGELWSQFNFLAPGLLHDERTFRELYRTPIEKKGDPHRRAALAARVRPFILRREKRDVARELPPKTEIPVRVTLDGDQRDLYETVRVTMESRVREELQARGLARSTIAILDALLKLRQAVTDPRLVKLDAARKVKGNAKLDWLESNLPQMIEEGRRVLIFSGFATLLGHLEDTLKARNIPYSKITGQTQKRQEQIDAFQSGETHVFLITLKAGGVGLNLTAADTVIHYDPWWNPAAEDQATDRAYRIGQDKPVFVYKLIAAGSVEEKILDLQARKAALARGILDGGLSDATQLTTHDLDGLFAPLEDGEED; the protein is encoded by the coding sequence GTGAAACTCAGTCGTTTGCCGCCCGGATTTGGGCTGGATACGGCGGCGCAGGCATTGGCGCTGCGCCAAGAAGCCGTGTCGGACGTGGAGCGCGAGTGGACAGACGCGGGCTGGAAGGCCACCGCCACCGTGCGCGACGGCGGCACCGACTTTCACGCGATGGCCGAACTGACGCCGCCGCCCGATCCGGTGCTGCGCTCTACGTCCTGCACCTGCGGGCGCTACCGCTGCCGTCATGTGGCGGCGCTGGTGCTGTCTGCCGATCCGCCCGATGCACCGCGCCCGGTCATGAAATCTGGTGTGGGAGCGGGTTCTGCGGCTGCGGCAGGCGAGGGGGGGCCAGCCCGCGCCCCCGCCGTAGAACCGCTGGATGCCCGCGCCCAGCAGTGGCTCGCCAGCTTTGACGACAAAAAATCCGGCGGACGCGGGCGGCAATACGAGTTGCGTTACGTACTGCGGATCATGCCCGTGACTTCTCAGGGTGGCCCCGGCAGCATCCGGCGCGTGGCGGTGGGCGTGATGCGCGTGCCGGTGCGCGGCGACGTGGCCGAGGTGCGTTCTGCCGAGCATTACAGCCTGCCGCGCAACCTGTCGGCGGCTCCGGCCTTTGCCCGCCGCGACGCCGATTTACTGCGCCTGCTGGAAGTGGCTGCCACCGCCGCACACCTGCCGGGCCGCTGGGACGAAACCCTGCACGCGCTGGGCGACCACCCGGCCACCGACCTGCTGATAGAGCTGATGCTGGATTCGGGCCGCCTGTGCTGGGAAACCGCCGACGCCGTGCTGCACCGGGGCGAATCGGTGGAGGGGATGCCGGGATGGGCCACCGACGAACGCGGCATGCAGTTTCCGACCCTGACGGTTGAGGGTGCGGGAGAGGGAATACAGGGCGGCGTGGTTTTACCCTTGCCCCGGCCTTGGCTGGTGCGCCCCACCGAGTCCCAGCTGGTGCGCGTCACCACCCACACCGCGCCCGAACAGGTGGCCCGTTTTCTGGCTGGCCCCACCGTATCGCCCGCGCAGGCTGCGGCGTTGGCCCATGCGATTACGGCGGCGGGTGCGCCCCTGCCCGTGCCTCAAACCGTGCAGGTGCGCGAGGAACGCCTGCCCTTCACCCCTCAACTGCACCTGATGGGCCGCACCGTGACCATTCCCACCTACGAACGCTGGACGATGGTGATGAAAACCGAAACCTTCCCTCTAGCCGAGTTGCGCCCTGCCTACGGGGGTTTGCCTATCCCGCAGGAGCCGGTGGTGTCGGCGGCCAACCGGGGCCGCGATGCGGGGCGCGACGTGTCCACCCTGCCCGTACCCACCGTGTACCGCGACGGCATCCTGACCCGTGTGCCCCGCGACCCCGCTGCCGAGAAACAGGCCACCCGCGCCCTGTCCCGCGCAGGCTTTGCCACCATGCAGGACGTGTACGGCGAAGACTATGCCGTGCCCAGAGAACTCCGCGATCACCTGACGTTGGGCGACGATGAATCCTGGTTGGAATTTATGCGGGAGGGCCGATCCGATCTGGAAGCGCGGGGCTTTACCATTCATATTCACCCCGACTTCCCTCTGGCGGTGGCCGAAATCAGCGACTGGTACGGCGAAACCGAGGAAGGCGGCGGCAACGGCTGGTTTACGCTGGATTTGGGCATCGTCGTAGACGGCGAGCGCGTGAGCCTGATTCCCGTGCTGGCCGACCTGATCGCCCGCCAGCCCGACCTGTTTACGGTAGAAGCCCTGAACGACCTGAAGGACGACGAAAGCATTTACGCCGCGCTGGGCGATGGCCGCCGCGTGGCGCTGCCTGCCGGACGGGTGCGGGCCATCCTGAGCGTGTTGGTGGAACTGAACCTGCGCGACATTCCCGATGGCCCCCTGCGCCTGCCCCTGCTGGACGCCGCCCGATTGGCCCAACTGGAAGGCGCGGTGCAGGCCCGCTGGGTGGGCGCGGAACGCCTGCTGGAGCTGGGGCGCAAGCTGCGCGACTTTGGCGGCATTCAGCCCGTCCAGCCGCCCGTGACCCTGAATGCCGAGTTGCGCCCGTACCAGTTGCAGGGCTTGGCGTGGCTGCAATTCCTGCGCGAGTACGAACTGGGCGGCATTTTGGCCGACGACATGGGGCTGGGCAAAACGGTCATGACCCTCGCCCACCTGCTGACCGAGAAGGCGGCGGGCCGTGCAGACCGCCCCAGCATGGTGGTGGCCCCCACCAGCGTGATCGGCAACTGGCAGGCCGAGGCCGCCCGCTTTGCCCCCAGCCTGCGCGTGCTGACCCTGCACGGCAAGGATCGCCGGGGCGAATTTGGCCGCATTCCCGACGCCGACCTGATCCTGACCACTTACCCGCTGCTGCCCCGCGACGTGGAACTCCTCAGCGGGCACGCCTTCCACATGCTGATTCTGGATGAGGCCCAGAACATTAAAAACAGCAAGACGGCAGCCGCCAAAGCCGCCGGAAGTCTGGACGCCCGCCACCGCCTGTGCCTGACCGGAACGCCGCTGGAAAACCATCTGGGCGAGTTGTGGTCACAGTTCAATTTCCTCGCGCCGGGGCTGCTGCACGATGAGCGCACCTTCCGCGAGCTGTACCGCACGCCCATAGAGAAGAAGGGCGACCCGCACCGCCGCGCCGCCCTTGCTGCCCGCGTGCGCCCGTTTATCCTGCGCCGCGAGAAGCGCGATGTGGCCCGCGAGTTGCCACCCAAAACCGAGATTCCGGTGCGTGTGACACTGGACGGCGATCAGCGCGACCTCTACGAAACCGTGCGCGTGACGATGGAAAGCCGGGTGCGGGAAGAATTGCAGGCGCGTGGGCTGGCGCGGTCTACGATTGCCATTCTGGACGCCCTCCTCAAACTCCGGCAGGCCGTCACCGATCCGCGCCTCGTGAAGTTGGACGCCGCCCGCAAGGTCAAGGGCAATGCCAAGCTGGACTGGCTGGAATCCAACCTGCCCCAGATGATCGAGGAAGGCCGCCGCGTCCTGATTTTCAGCGGATTCGCCACCTTGTTGGGCCACTTGGAAGACACCCTCAAGGCCCGCAACATTCCTTATTCCAAAATCACGGGGCAGACGCAGAAGCGTCAGGAGCAGATCGACGCCTTCCAGTCGGGAGAGACGCACGTGTTCCTGATTACGCTCAAGGCGGGCGGCGTGGGCCTAAACCTGACTGCCGCCGATACGGTCATCCACTACGATCCGTGGTGGAATCCCGCCGCCGAGGATCAGGCCACCGACCGGGCCTACCGCATCGGGCAGGACAAGCCTGTGTTCGTGTACAAGCTGATCGCGGCGGGCAGTGTGGAGGAAAAGATTCTGGATTTGCAGGCGCGGAAGGCAGCGCTGGCACGCGGGATTCTGGATGGCGGTCTGAGTGACGCCACGCAGTTGACGACGCATGACTTAGACGGTCTGTTTGCTCCGTTGGAGGATGGGGAAGAGGATTAG
- a CDS encoding aminoglycoside phosphotransferase family protein, with protein sequence MSVPKLHANEFDISGALVERLLAGQFPQWAGLPLRRVLSPGTVHALYRLGNDMVVRLPRIGVDTAEIDKEHEWLPRLAPLLPVPIPTPLTRGEPTSDYPSSWSIYSWLDGENPVPGQLPDAPAFAAQLAAFIAALQSLDTHGAPPSSRGRRSLADLDTAAQEALAQSHGLIDVQAAAQAWQRALLAPAWNGQAVWVHADLLPGNLLIQNGRLSAVIDMGSLGTGDPASDFNVAWSILPPEARQVFRQALNIDDGTWQRARGLALVIALSALPYYIQTNPAFAEIARGTVQAVLEDEGL encoded by the coding sequence ATGAGCGTTCCCAAGCTGCACGCCAATGAATTTGACATCAGCGGGGCACTGGTGGAACGCTTGCTGGCGGGGCAATTTCCGCAGTGGGCGGGCCTGCCGCTGCGCCGCGTGTTGTCGCCCGGCACGGTGCATGCCCTCTACCGCCTAGGGAATGACATGGTGGTGCGTCTGCCCCGAATTGGCGTGGACACCGCCGAAATAGACAAAGAGCACGAGTGGCTGCCCCGCTTGGCCCCGCTGCTGCCCGTGCCGATTCCCACCCCACTGACAAGGGGCGAACCCACATCCGACTACCCCAGCTCGTGGTCTATTTATTCGTGGCTGGACGGAGAAAACCCAGTGCCGGGACAGTTGCCCGACGCGCCCGCTTTTGCCGCCCAGTTGGCTGCCTTCATTGCCGCGCTGCAATCGCTGGACACGCACGGCGCACCGCCCTCCAGTCGTGGCCGCCGAAGTCTTGCCGACTTGGACACTGCCGCCCAAGAAGCCTTGGCCCAATCGCATGGCCTGATAGATGTGCAGGCCGCAGCGCAGGCATGGCAGCGGGCGCTCTTGGCTCCGGCGTGGAACGGGCAGGCCGTGTGGGTTCACGCCGACCTGCTCCCCGGCAACCTGCTTATTCAGAATGGGCGCTTGAGTGCCGTCATAGACATGGGTTCCTTGGGCACAGGCGATCCGGCCAGCGATTTCAACGTGGCGTGGAGCATTCTCCCGCCAGAAGCGCGGCAGGTGTTCCGGCAAGCCCTGAACATAGATGACGGCACATGGCAGCGGGCGCGGGGGCTGGCGCTGGTCATCGCCCTCAGCGCCCTGCCGTATTACATTCAGACCAATCCCGCGTTTGCCGAGATTGCGCGGGGGACTGTTCAGGCCGTGCTGGAGGATGAGGGGCTGTAA
- a CDS encoding zf-HC2 domain-containing protein produces MNGQEWSGQGINNSDCEACREDLSAVLLGIASEAETERVRAHLQTCADCQREAAELRQVLGGVLQAAPEVAPPAELRARVLNSARNSIQSINPAPRKRPNLALWLPTSLGLAAAVAAFVLWPQPALLRADVVVSAGDSVVFASSKSSGAPLVIRAPDGKLRRVSLETAQPAWFTEAVYAGGRAYLLDAANSQLIVLNVAQGQVERRFATPGGAAGLSVDAGRIFVKTAASGELLVFGGPNDADTTRRALAQAAPMPEAEYMDAVLHVGNRLLATSHSTGELFVLSGDGGQLLDTYAVGGAPVGLEQWAGGVLVLDVQGRLLELADDGQVRRTLKLKGNPDKFSVMDGKAYLTDRGGTVSVVDLQSFRVTRQRTFGTPMDIAALPDGHLALADATRGLLMLMPDLSDV; encoded by the coding sequence ATGAACGGGCAGGAATGGAGCGGACAGGGCATCAACAATTCAGACTGTGAAGCTTGCCGCGAAGACCTGAGCGCCGTGCTGCTGGGCATCGCCTCTGAAGCGGAAACGGAGCGCGTGCGGGCACACCTGCAAACCTGCGCCGACTGCCAGCGTGAGGCCGCCGAACTGCGGCAAGTGCTGGGCGGCGTGCTGCAAGCTGCCCCCGAAGTCGCGCCACCTGCCGAACTGCGTGCGCGTGTGCTGAACAGCGCCCGCAACAGTATTCAGAGCATTAACCCCGCCCCACGAAAGCGCCCGAACCTTGCCCTCTGGCTGCCCACTAGCCTTGGCCTGGCTGCCGCCGTCGCCGCCTTTGTGCTGTGGCCCCAGCCTGCGCTATTGCGGGCCGATGTGGTGGTCAGCGCCGGAGACAGCGTGGTGTTTGCCTCCAGCAAAAGCTCCGGCGCTCCGCTGGTCATTCGCGCTCCGGACGGCAAACTGCGCCGCGTGAGCCTAGAGACCGCTCAGCCCGCGTGGTTTACCGAAGCCGTATACGCGGGGGGCCGCGCTTACCTGCTGGACGCCGCCAACAGCCAATTGATCGTGCTGAACGTGGCGCAGGGCCAGGTAGAACGCCGATTCGCCACACCGGGCGGCGCAGCGGGACTTTCGGTAGACGCTGGACGAATCTTCGTGAAAACAGCGGCCAGCGGGGAACTGTTGGTGTTTGGCGGCCCGAATGATGCAGATACCACTCGGCGCGCTTTGGCCCAAGCCGCCCCCATGCCCGAAGCCGAATACATGGACGCCGTGCTGCACGTCGGGAACCGCCTGCTGGCCACTAGCCACAGCACCGGGGAACTCTTTGTGCTGTCGGGCGACGGGGGGCAACTGCTGGACACCTACGCGGTGGGCGGCGCACCTGTAGGTCTAGAGCAGTGGGCAGGCGGCGTGCTGGTGCTGGACGTACAGGGCCGCCTGCTGGAACTGGCCGACGATGGACAGGTGAGGCGCACGCTGAAACTGAAGGGCAATCCAGACAAATTCAGCGTGATGGACGGCAAAGCCTACCTGACAGACCGGGGCGGCACGGTGAGCGTAGTCGATCTGCAAAGCTTCCGCGTGACCCGCCAGCGCACCTTCGGCACCCCGATGGACATTGCCGCCCTGCCAGATGGACACTTGGCCTTAGCCGACGCCACGCGCGGCCTACTGATGCTGATGCCCGATCTGAGCGACGTGTAA
- a CDS encoding YceI family protein codes for MKPPMGAAFGAVLTLTLAFGGLAAAQTATSYAAVTAAGTPQAQFNFRVTLIPVPGRVQQVTATLKLDPLRPQDVTGTVRVPLKTLMTGIKLRDEHARNYLKAGQFPLATFRVGKLSGITALPVGQEVSGRVNGEFTLAGVTRPLSAPVTLRREASGRITVATQFDIPLGEYGVQIRGADKNTDVRLMFAVAAK; via the coding sequence ATGAAGCCCCCAATGGGCGCAGCCTTCGGCGCTGTGCTGACCCTGACCCTTGCTTTTGGCGGCCTGGCCGCAGCACAAACGGCCACTTCCTACGCCGCCGTGACCGCTGCTGGCACACCTCAGGCCCAGTTCAATTTCCGGGTCACGCTGATTCCGGTGCCGGGGCGGGTGCAGCAAGTCACCGCCACCCTAAAGCTTGACCCACTGCGGCCCCAGGACGTGACCGGAACCGTGCGAGTCCCCCTGAAAACGCTGATGACGGGCATCAAGTTGCGCGACGAACACGCCCGCAATTACCTCAAGGCGGGGCAATTCCCCCTCGCCACCTTCCGGGTGGGCAAGCTCAGCGGCATTACCGCGCTTCCGGTGGGGCAAGAGGTCAGCGGGCGGGTCAACGGAGAGTTCACGCTGGCCGGGGTCACGCGTCCACTTTCCGCGCCTGTCACGCTGCGGCGAGAAGCATCGGGCCGCATCACCGTTGCCACCCAGTTCGACATTCCGCTGGGGGAGTACGGCGTTCAGATTCGCGGGGCCGATAAAAACACCGACGTCCGGCTGATGTTCGCCGTGGCCGCCAAGTAA
- a CDS encoding PaaI family thioesterase, whose protein sequence is MSIPPTRPLPTLDELNAQGEGMLPGLIGIRFTHAEAGLMRSELTLRRELLAPNGFLHAATVIALADTTCGYGTRLLLPETATGFTTIELKSNHLGTAREGTLTCEARSVHAGRTTQVWDAEVRSPNGKVMALFRCTQAVLYKA, encoded by the coding sequence ATGTCTATTCCCCCCACCCGCCCGCTGCCTACCCTCGATGAACTGAACGCGCAAGGTGAAGGCATGCTGCCCGGACTCATCGGCATCCGCTTTACGCACGCAGAGGCGGGCCTGATGCGTTCCGAACTCACCCTGCGCCGCGAACTGTTGGCCCCCAACGGGTTTCTTCACGCCGCGACCGTGATTGCGCTGGCCGATACCACGTGCGGCTACGGCACACGCCTGCTGCTGCCCGAAACGGCGACTGGCTTTACCACCATCGAGCTGAAAAGCAACCACCTCGGCACGGCCCGCGAAGGCACGCTGACCTGTGAGGCCCGCAGCGTCCATGCCGGGCGCACCACACAAGTCTGGGACGCCGAAGTGCGCTCACCGAACGGCAAAGTGATGGCGCTGTTCCGGTGTACGCAGGCGGTGTTGTACAAGGCGTAA
- a CDS encoding RNA polymerase sigma factor, protein MLSVYGGGRHPAAASSVSVSVMRPSEQVPSLQTLPDEPDAALLARFTRRDEAALATLYDRHSRAAYGVALYILKDAAQAQDIVHDAFLKVWEKPGLFDPARASFPTFFLTVVRHAAISKLRGGRVHLPLDDAEGLPLPFPDERVNLQATAEERARAEQIQAALHTLKPVQRETVERAFFRGETREDIAAAMSVPVGTVKSRLKYALDRLRGVLGQEGESL, encoded by the coding sequence ATGTTGAGCGTGTATGGCGGGGGCAGGCATCCGGCAGCGGCCAGTTCGGTTAGTGTGTCCGTGATGCGCCCCAGCGAGCAGGTGCCTAGCCTTCAGACCCTGCCAGACGAACCCGACGCGGCGCTGCTGGCCCGCTTTACTCGGCGCGACGAGGCAGCATTGGCAACGCTGTATGACCGCCACAGCCGCGCCGCCTATGGCGTTGCGTTGTACATCCTCAAAGACGCGGCTCAGGCGCAGGACATCGTGCACGACGCCTTTCTGAAGGTTTGGGAGAAACCGGGCTTGTTCGATCCGGCGCGGGCTTCGTTTCCCACCTTCTTTCTGACGGTGGTGCGCCATGCGGCCATTTCCAAGCTGCGTGGCGGGCGCGTTCACCTGCCGCTGGACGACGCCGAGGGGCTGCCCCTTCCCTTCCCCGATGAGCGCGTGAACTTGCAGGCCACCGCCGAGGAACGCGCCCGCGCCGAACAGATTCAGGCCGCGCTGCACACTCTGAAACCTGTACAGCGCGAAACGGTGGAGCGGGCCTTTTTTCGGGGCGAAACACGTGAAGACATCGCGGCGGCCATGTCGGTTCCGGTGGGCACGGTCAAAAGCCGCTTGAAGTACGCGCTAGACCGTCTGCGCGGGGTGCTGGGCCAGGAGGGAGAGAGCTTATGA
- a CDS encoding nitroreductase family protein, producing the protein MLPRTPEEVRAFFDAHRTVRQYRTQEDGSPLPLPPEHLEVILHAAQRAPTDATAQLYSLIRLSSPAARQAVAALTTNAHIATASEAFVVCADVHRVSRLLEVGGHAGGDFPAIAVHFGIGDSVLAGQNLLLAAELLGYQGCWIGGVMNGLDGLIDVLALPAGVLPFAALTIGTPAEEAPHRPRLPRELVIHTDAYRPAAPEELLAGIEIMNPIAAREGKPGDWLRLLRSYFGAGGGMEGREPGLRAALKRQGMWAGEESAGPRH; encoded by the coding sequence ATGCTTCCCCGCACTCCCGAAGAAGTCCGCGCCTTTTTTGATGCCCACCGCACCGTTCGGCAGTACCGCACGCAGGAAGACGGCTCGCCGCTGCCCCTGCCGCCCGAACACCTAGAGGTCATCCTGCACGCCGCGCAGCGTGCGCCCACCGACGCCACCGCGCAACTGTATTCACTGATTCGGCTCAGCAGCCCAGCGGCGCGGCAGGCAGTAGCCGCCCTGACCACCAACGCGCACATCGCCACCGCTTCCGAGGCGTTCGTGGTCTGCGCCGACGTTCACCGGGTCTCGCGGCTCTTGGAAGTGGGCGGGCATGCCGGGGGAGACTTTCCCGCTATCGCCGTGCATTTTGGCATTGGAGATTCTGTACTGGCGGGCCAAAACTTGCTGCTGGCCGCCGAACTCTTGGGCTATCAGGGCTGCTGGATCGGCGGCGTCATGAATGGGCTGGACGGCCTGATAGACGTGCTGGCGCTGCCTGCCGGAGTGTTGCCCTTTGCCGCCCTGACCATCGGCACGCCCGCCGAGGAAGCCCCGCACCGCCCACGCCTGCCCCGCGAACTGGTCATTCATACCGACGCTTACCGCCCCGCCGCTCCCGAAGAACTCTTGGCAGGCATAGAAATCATGAATCCGATTGCCGCACGTGAGGGTAAACCCGGCGATTGGCTGCGGCTGCTGCGTTCGTACTTTGGTGCGGGTGGCGGCATGGAGGGGCGCGAACCGGGGTTGCGAGCGGCCCTGAAGCGGCAGGGGATGTGGGCGGGGGAGGAGTCGGCTGGGCCTAGGCATTAG
- a CDS encoding DM13 domain-containing protein, with protein sequence MTQIHFFRTVTAALALTLTAAVAQTMTDTPMKDTAPMTSSMSGSMKAVRQGNFRALEAPTQGKAALTKTATGYTLTLTGLKTEPGPDLKILLFAGNLTSAGANPKVAGKYLQVGELKKFSGNFTYKIASKDLAKYTSVVIWCDQAAAGFAIANLK encoded by the coding sequence ATGACCCAGATTCACTTTTTCCGCACCGTGACCGCCGCCCTTGCCCTGACCCTCACCGCCGCCGTTGCCCAGACCATGACCGACACGCCCATGAAGGACACCGCGCCCATGACAAGCAGCATGTCGGGCAGCATGAAGGCCGTCCGGCAGGGCAATTTCCGCGCCCTGGAAGCTCCCACGCAGGGCAAGGCCGCCCTGACCAAAACCGCCACCGGATACACGCTGACCCTGACGGGCCTGAAAACCGAACCCGGCCCAGACCTGAAGATCCTTCTATTCGCGGGCAACCTGACCAGCGCAGGTGCCAATCCCAAAGTCGCGGGCAAGTACTTGCAAGTGGGTGAGCTGAAGAAATTCAGCGGCAACTTTACCTACAAGATTGCCAGCAAAGATCTCGCCAAATACACCAGCGTCGTCATCTGGTGCGATCAGGCGGCGGCGGGGTTTGCGATTGCCAATCTGAAGTAA